The following are encoded together in the Tatumella ptyseos genome:
- the crtY gene encoding lycopene beta-cyclase CrtY: MADYDLILVGAGLANTLIALRLKAIQPHLSLLLIEADEQPLGNHTWSFHRDDLTESEFEWIAPYISYQWSGYDVRFPKLHRTLSGGYYTLTSEQLTTHLSEQLGESILTGTGVNTLNDESVKLEDGREIFAHAVIDGRGFRQDLSMAIGVQAFVGQVWQLAAPHGLTRPILMDATVDQQHGYRFVYTLPLTEDQLLIEDTHYIDHADLSLARGRDNISDYANAQGWQLATLLREERGNLPITLAGKFKRFWAGQPTAASGLRGNLYHATTGYSLPHAVALADEIAKMSCVTSPCLRSLTYQFSHRSWRKQRFFRLLNRMLFLAGPATQRWEVMQRFYRLKAPLITRFYAGRLTPWDKLRLVSGKPPVPVIAAVKAIITPLIK; encoded by the coding sequence ATGGCTGATTACGATCTTATTTTAGTGGGCGCAGGATTAGCCAATACACTCATCGCCCTCAGGCTTAAGGCCATCCAACCGCATCTTTCGTTACTGCTTATAGAAGCCGACGAGCAACCCTTAGGAAACCATACCTGGTCGTTCCATCGAGATGATTTAACCGAGAGCGAATTTGAGTGGATAGCGCCTTACATTAGTTACCAATGGTCAGGGTACGATGTTCGTTTTCCCAAACTGCATCGGACCCTTTCTGGTGGATATTACACCCTGACGTCCGAGCAACTTACCACGCACCTTAGCGAACAACTAGGCGAGAGCATCTTGACCGGAACAGGGGTCAATACGCTGAACGACGAGTCGGTCAAATTGGAGGACGGTCGAGAAATCTTTGCTCACGCTGTTATCGATGGTCGAGGATTTCGGCAAGACCTATCGATGGCGATTGGTGTCCAAGCATTTGTCGGTCAAGTCTGGCAGTTGGCTGCACCTCATGGACTTACACGCCCCATATTGATGGACGCAACGGTCGATCAACAGCATGGCTATCGCTTTGTTTATACCTTACCTCTGACAGAGGATCAGTTGTTGATCGAAGATACCCATTATATCGATCACGCTGATCTCTCTTTAGCGCGTGGTCGCGACAATATCAGCGATTATGCCAACGCGCAGGGCTGGCAGCTGGCAACCCTACTACGTGAAGAACGCGGGAATTTACCTATTACTTTAGCGGGGAAGTTTAAGCGATTTTGGGCGGGGCAACCCACCGCTGCCAGTGGCTTACGCGGAAATCTTTATCATGCTACCACTGGCTATTCACTGCCACACGCCGTAGCGTTAGCCGATGAAATAGCGAAAATGTCTTGTGTGACCAGCCCTTGTTTACGCTCGCTCACTTACCAATTTTCACACCGTTCATGGCGAAAGCAGCGTTTCTTTCGCTTGTTAAACCGTATGCTTTTTCTTGCCGGTCCAGCGACACAACGCTGGGAAGTGATGCAGCGATTTTATCGTCTCAAGGCTCCACTGATTACGCGCTTTTATGCGGGAAGGCTCACCCCTTGGGATAAGCTTCGCCTAGTCAGTGGCAAACCCCCCGTGCCGGTCATCGCTGCGGTTAAAGCCATTATTACACCGCTTATTAAATGA
- a CDS encoding phytoene desaturase, with protein MKKTVVIGAGFGGLALAIRLQAAGIATLLLEQRDKPGGRAYVYQEQGFTFDAGPTVITDPTALFELFDLAGKRIEDYVELLPVKPFYRLCWENGKVFDYDNDQAELNRQILAFNPADVQGYQRFLAYSQAVFKEGYLKLGTVPFLSFKEMLRAAPQLGRLQAWRSVYSKVASYIQDEHLRQAFSFHSLLVGGNPFATSSIYTLIHALEREWGVWFPRGGTGALVQGLVKLFQDLGGELLLNAKVDRIECADQRITQVALEDGREFSVAAIASNADVVHTYRHLLRGHSPSEEYAEKLVKKRMSNSLFVLYFGLNHHHDQLAHHTVCFGPRYRELIDEIFNHDGLAEDFSLYLHAPCVTDPSLAPEGCGSYYVLAPVPHLGTAALDWEVEGPKLRDKIFAYLEEHYMPGLRSQLVVQRMFTPFDFRDQLQAWQGSAFSIEPILTQSAWFRPHNRDKTLENLYLVGAGTHPGAGVPGVLGSAKATAGLMIEDNHGQS; from the coding sequence ATGAAAAAAACTGTTGTTATCGGTGCCGGATTTGGTGGATTAGCGTTAGCCATTCGTCTTCAAGCTGCGGGTATCGCCACACTACTATTAGAGCAACGGGATAAACCGGGTGGTAGAGCATACGTCTATCAAGAACAGGGATTTACCTTTGATGCAGGACCGACGGTCATCACCGATCCTACGGCATTGTTTGAACTGTTTGACTTGGCAGGGAAAAGGATAGAGGACTATGTCGAACTCCTGCCAGTAAAGCCGTTTTATCGTCTTTGCTGGGAGAACGGTAAAGTCTTTGATTATGACAACGACCAAGCTGAATTGAACCGTCAGATCTTGGCTTTTAATCCTGCCGATGTACAAGGCTATCAGCGGTTTCTTGCCTACTCACAAGCCGTCTTTAAAGAGGGCTATTTAAAATTAGGGACTGTCCCTTTCCTCTCTTTCAAAGAGATGTTACGTGCGGCGCCACAATTGGGGCGGCTACAAGCATGGCGAAGCGTGTACAGTAAAGTGGCGAGCTATATTCAAGATGAGCATTTACGCCAAGCCTTCTCCTTCCACTCGCTGCTGGTCGGGGGAAACCCCTTTGCCACATCATCGATTTACACTTTAATACATGCCTTAGAACGTGAGTGGGGCGTCTGGTTTCCCCGTGGGGGAACAGGGGCCTTAGTACAAGGCTTGGTGAAATTGTTCCAGGATCTGGGTGGGGAACTGCTGCTGAATGCAAAAGTGGACCGGATCGAGTGTGCCGATCAACGTATTACGCAAGTCGCGTTAGAAGATGGTCGCGAGTTTAGCGTTGCGGCGATTGCCTCCAATGCCGATGTCGTACATACCTATCGACATTTGCTACGCGGACATTCTCCCTCGGAGGAGTATGCCGAAAAATTGGTTAAAAAGCGCATGAGTAACTCGTTATTTGTGCTCTACTTTGGACTCAACCACCACCATGATCAGCTCGCTCATCATACTGTTTGTTTTGGTCCCCGTTATCGGGAGCTGATCGATGAAATCTTCAACCACGATGGGCTGGCAGAGGACTTCTCACTCTATTTGCATGCCCCTTGTGTTACCGATCCTTCCCTTGCCCCAGAGGGCTGTGGCAGTTACTACGTCTTAGCGCCGGTTCCTCACCTTGGTACCGCGGCGCTGGATTGGGAAGTAGAGGGACCAAAATTACGGGATAAGATTTTTGCTTACCTTGAAGAGCATTACATGCCCGGTCTGCGTAGCCAATTAGTGGTGCAGAGAATGTTTACACCGTTCGATTTTCGGGATCAGTTACAAGCGTGGCAGGGTTCGGCCTTCTCGATCGAACCGATCCTGACGCAAAGTGCGTGGTTCCGGCCACACAATCGCGACAAAACTTTAGAGAATCTTTATCTTGTCGGCGCGGGCACGCATCCTGGAGCTGGCGTCCCTGGAGTACTTGGATCGGCTAAGGCAACGGCTGGCTTAATGATTGAGGATAACCATGGACAATCGTGA
- a CDS encoding phytoene/squalene synthase family protein, translating to MDNRDLDKHVKQTMEVGSKSFAAASTLFDPATRRSVLMLYAWCRYCDDTIDDQVLGFSATQPASTTVAARLADLRTQTASAFAGEPQSLPAFAALQQVINEHGLSQQFAFDHLQGYAMDVDQTHYGTIQQTLTYCYHVAGVVGLMMAQIMGARSSATLDSACDLGLAFQLTNIARDVVEDAEAGRCYLPEQWLIEEGLSLDNFADPHHRQALSRVAARLVDYAEPYYHSAYQGLAALPLRSAWAVATARRVYRAIGRRVKQAGAGAWQQRVSTSKWEKLLMLVAAAGDVVISRLQTTTQRSGALWQRP from the coding sequence ATGGACAATCGTGATCTGGATAAACATGTTAAACAGACGATGGAAGTGGGATCGAAAAGCTTCGCTGCCGCCTCTACGCTATTCGATCCGGCGACGCGACGGAGTGTACTGATGCTCTATGCGTGGTGTCGTTATTGCGACGATACTATCGACGATCAAGTCCTTGGTTTTAGTGCTACTCAGCCAGCGAGTACTACGGTTGCAGCACGCTTGGCCGATTTACGGACTCAGACGGCGAGTGCTTTCGCAGGGGAACCTCAATCTCTCCCCGCTTTTGCCGCCCTGCAGCAGGTGATCAACGAACATGGCTTAAGCCAACAATTTGCGTTCGACCATTTACAAGGTTATGCAATGGATGTCGATCAAACCCATTACGGCACCATTCAACAGACCCTAACCTACTGTTATCACGTCGCGGGTGTTGTCGGACTAATGATGGCGCAAATCATGGGGGCACGGTCATCTGCTACGCTGGACAGTGCCTGCGATTTGGGGTTAGCGTTTCAGCTAACGAATATCGCGCGTGATGTGGTAGAGGATGCCGAGGCAGGTCGTTGCTATCTCCCCGAGCAGTGGTTAATCGAGGAAGGCTTAAGCCTCGATAATTTCGCCGACCCTCATCACCGTCAAGCCTTGAGTCGTGTCGCGGCACGACTTGTCGATTATGCTGAACCTTATTATCACTCGGCTTATCAAGGTCTGGCGGCACTACCGCTTCGTTCAGCTTGGGCGGTCGCCACGGCACGGCGTGTTTACCGTGCGATTGGCCGGCGGGTAAAGCAGGCGGGGGCGGGGGCATGGCAACAGCGAGTGTCGACCTCTAAGTGGGAAAAACTCCTGATGCTTGTCGCCGCCGCGGGGGATGTCGTTATCAGTCGTTTACAGACGACGACTCAGCGTTCTGGCGCTTTATGGCAACGGCCCTAG
- a CDS encoding sterol desaturase family protein codes for MPWFINLLIVIIMVLVMEVVATAMHKYVMHRWGWGWHQSHHETRHGIFEVNDLYAVVFAGIAIALIFAGSHGIWPLQWIGAGMTLYGVIYFILHDGLVHQRWPFRYVPHKGYLRRLYLAHHFHHAVRGKEDCVSFGFIYAPPVEKIQAQLKDYKKRQRARAVAIKRQNAESSSVND; via the coding sequence ATGCCCTGGTTTATTAACCTACTAATCGTCATCATAATGGTATTAGTGATGGAAGTCGTTGCCACCGCAATGCACAAATATGTGATGCATCGTTGGGGCTGGGGCTGGCATCAATCTCATCATGAAACTCGCCACGGGATCTTTGAGGTCAACGATCTCTATGCGGTAGTGTTCGCTGGGATCGCTATTGCCTTGATCTTTGCAGGGAGCCATGGGATCTGGCCATTACAGTGGATCGGTGCAGGGATGACGCTTTATGGGGTAATCTACTTTATTCTGCACGATGGATTAGTCCACCAGCGCTGGCCTTTTCGTTATGTTCCCCATAAAGGCTATCTACGCCGCCTTTATCTTGCTCACCATTTCCACCATGCGGTCAGAGGCAAAGAGGACTGTGTCTCCTTTGGCTTTATCTACGCCCCGCCGGTAGAAAAAATTCAGGCTCAGCTTAAAGACTATAAAAAGCGCCAACGCGCTAGGGCCGTTGCCATAAAGCGCCAGAACGCTGAGTCGTCGTCTGTAAACGACTGA
- a CDS encoding VOC family protein, which produces MYSHVVVGAKDIAVAQRFYDAIFSHMPLDEQGLDKLERPFYRQGKQRFIITLPINGQPATAANGGTIGFELESCEAVYAWHQAGIDHGGSSAESAPHIREDGKCVAYLRDPTGNKLCAFYQS; this is translated from the coding sequence ATGTATAGTCATGTAGTAGTCGGTGCTAAAGATATTGCCGTAGCACAGCGTTTTTATGACGCGATTTTTTCGCATATGCCACTCGATGAGCAGGGCTTGGATAAATTGGAACGTCCTTTTTATCGGCAGGGTAAGCAGCGTTTTATTATTACGCTACCGATTAATGGCCAACCTGCCACTGCCGCCAACGGTGGTACCATCGGTTTTGAGTTAGAGAGCTGTGAGGCAGTGTATGCGTGGCATCAGGCGGGTATAGACCATGGTGGTAGCAGCGCAGAATCGGCACCGCATATCCGTGAAGACGGTAAATGCGTGGCCTACTTACGCGACCCTACCGGAAATAAACTCTGCGCGTTTTATCAGTCGTAA
- a CDS encoding DoxX family protein — MQYFTLTKQQPSVLLIARFLLMLLFVIFGYEKLIHFGGTVDYMKALGTPLPTVAAVMAVVLEFFAGLVIILGFFTRPIALILALYTLATAIIGHPFWSMSGTAQMAAEINFYKNISIIGGLLLLSVTGAGPYSLDRK; from the coding sequence ATGCAATATTTCACTTTAACTAAACAGCAGCCAAGTGTGCTCCTTATCGCCCGCTTTTTACTGATGTTATTATTTGTCATCTTCGGCTATGAAAAATTGATTCACTTCGGCGGCACCGTCGACTATATGAAAGCATTGGGGACTCCCTTGCCGACAGTGGCTGCGGTAATGGCAGTAGTACTCGAATTCTTCGCGGGATTGGTGATTATATTGGGATTCTTTACTCGACCTATTGCACTTATCCTGGCCCTCTATACCTTAGCCACGGCGATTATCGGCCACCCTTTCTGGTCAATGAGTGGTACGGCACAGATGGCCGCAGAAATTAATTTCTACAAAAATATCAGTATTATTGGTGGGCTATTACTGTTGTCGGTGACGGGTGCAGGGCCTTACTCTCTCGATAGAAAGTAG
- a CDS encoding LysR family transcriptional regulator, with amino-acid sequence MRVDANDLLFFTRIAEEGSFTKAADRLDVPASTLSRRIAALEQQLGERLFIRTTRKMTITPFGQAILRHTQQIAVEISAIDALIEHRNIVPSGKLRISLPGDFTQAIISQFLADFIAEYPQITLDIDVSQRRVDLIAEGFDLALRIGTLADDASLAARLIGHFELGLYAAPSYLHHAATIRQPEDLLAHPLLRLHSDTSPLSLMKGQQQWQGELITKTVANSPNLLVNLALRGTGITRIAAHSVQPYVESGELIRVLPEWRSKKRSVWIVFPATRLMPSRTRLFIDSLVRRFEPLS; translated from the coding sequence ATGCGCGTCGATGCTAATGACCTACTCTTCTTTACGCGTATCGCGGAAGAAGGGAGCTTTACTAAAGCCGCTGACAGGCTTGATGTGCCGGCCTCCACGTTATCTCGGCGCATTGCCGCATTGGAGCAGCAGCTGGGAGAGCGATTATTTATTCGTACTACCCGCAAAATGACCATTACTCCTTTCGGGCAAGCAATACTCAGACATACACAACAAATCGCCGTAGAGATTAGCGCAATCGATGCCTTAATCGAACATCGTAATATCGTACCGAGTGGCAAATTGCGGATTTCCCTACCAGGGGATTTCACCCAAGCGATAATTAGCCAATTTTTGGCGGATTTTATTGCTGAATACCCACAGATCACCCTTGATATTGACGTGTCGCAGCGGCGGGTCGATTTAATCGCTGAAGGCTTTGATCTGGCGCTAAGGATTGGGACCTTAGCGGACGATGCTTCGCTTGCCGCACGACTCATTGGGCATTTCGAATTAGGCCTCTATGCGGCACCGAGTTATTTACATCATGCCGCAACGATCCGCCAGCCTGAGGATTTACTCGCTCATCCTTTGCTCCGTCTTCACAGCGATACCTCACCGTTAAGCTTAATGAAAGGCCAGCAACAATGGCAGGGAGAATTGATCACTAAAACCGTGGCAAACTCGCCCAACCTGTTGGTTAATCTTGCGCTGCGCGGTACGGGCATCACTCGAATTGCTGCCCATTCAGTGCAACCTTATGTTGAATCAGGAGAGTTGATTCGCGTGCTACCTGAGTGGCGGAGTAAAAAACGCTCAGTTTGGATAGTGTTCCCTGCGACGCGCTTAATGCCGTCAAGGACTCGTCTTTTTATTGATAGTCTGGTCAGGCGCTTTGAGCCGTTAAGTTGA
- a CDS encoding lysozyme inhibitor LprI family protein has translation MIFSKAIALLLITFSFIAHSHVENFDILCEDIKHSDDVSICLIESVEEIKKEYDKSFVEYQFSIGSEGVKPYNKKEMVQLVKKAKLNWQKYIADECFIESSKFERNSTGFNDSYNICLIKNHKKRIEYYKSNRF, from the coding sequence ATGATTTTTTCGAAAGCAATAGCGCTATTATTGATAACATTCTCTTTTATTGCTCACAGCCATGTAGAAAATTTTGATATCCTCTGTGAGGATATCAAACATAGTGATGATGTATCTATTTGTCTGATAGAAAGCGTAGAGGAAATAAAAAAAGAATACGATAAAAGCTTTGTCGAATACCAGTTTTCAATTGGAAGTGAAGGAGTAAAGCCCTACAATAAAAAAGAGATGGTTCAATTGGTTAAGAAAGCAAAACTAAATTGGCAGAAATACATTGCTGATGAGTGTTTTATTGAATCATCTAAATTCGAAAGGAATTCTACTGGTTTTAATGATAGTTATAATATTTGCTTAATAAAAAATCATAAAAAAAGGATAGAGTATTATAAAAGTAACAGGTTTTAA
- a CDS encoding helix-turn-helix domain-containing protein: MTEEGSFTKEADRLDVPASALSLRIAALEQQLGERLFIRITRKMTITPFGQAILRLTTNHRLLIVWSGVLSR; the protein is encoded by the coding sequence ATCACGGAAGAAGGGAGCTTTACTAAAGAAGCTGACAGGCTTGATGTGCCGGCCTCCGCGTTATCTCTGCGTATTGCCGCATTGGAGCAGCAGCTGGGAGAGCGATTATTTATTCGTATCACCCGCAAAATGACCATTACTCCTTTCGGGCAAGCAATACTCAGACTCACAACAAATCACCGTTTATTGATAGTCTGGTCAGGTGTTTTGAGCCGTTGA
- a CDS encoding L-dopachrome tautomerase-related protein — translation MIRKLSIIAALLLTSSVYAADTLPPTLPTQQDARLQQVATSNHIWNGVTVAANGRIFASFTQTEGKGLQLGEVDAEGKITPYPDQGWNTWQQNDPEHHFLHVNAVRIGPDGNLWVMDAGNTGIGTGAKSVAGAGKLVKINIATNKVIATYVIKPPVQKPESYLDDVRFNGDYAYITDPGAVGLVVLNLKTQQAHRVLDNHPLSIDHQPIYADGKKLFLPSGKEKRVGLDQLEVSPDGKWLYYQAIPGPLARIETRYLDDEKLSAADVNRHAEKFLDTWSTGGTAIDSQGNIYASNINTRSINKITPEGKVSTVISDPRLIWIDAMWVSHGALWMPAAQINRSPATTGGKPSTVDYPVKLYKLALPIEPSARDHH, via the coding sequence ATGATAAGAAAACTCAGCATTATTGCAGCACTCCTACTAACTTCATCAGTTTATGCCGCTGATACGCTACCGCCGACCTTGCCGACACAGCAAGACGCTCGACTCCAACAGGTTGCCACCTCAAACCATATTTGGAACGGCGTCACTGTCGCCGCCAATGGACGAATTTTTGCCTCATTTACTCAAACTGAAGGCAAAGGCTTACAACTCGGTGAAGTAGATGCTGAGGGAAAAATTACTCCCTACCCCGATCAAGGCTGGAATACCTGGCAGCAGAATGATCCTGAGCACCACTTTCTCCATGTGAATGCGGTTCGTATTGGGCCGGACGGTAATCTTTGGGTAATGGATGCAGGGAACACAGGTATTGGTACTGGTGCAAAATCTGTTGCCGGTGCGGGAAAACTCGTAAAAATTAACATCGCGACCAATAAAGTCATTGCCACCTATGTCATCAAACCGCCGGTCCAGAAACCTGAAAGTTATCTCGACGACGTCCGCTTTAATGGCGATTATGCCTATATCACCGATCCAGGTGCCGTGGGTCTGGTCGTGCTTAACCTTAAGACCCAACAGGCACATCGCGTTTTAGATAATCACCCACTCTCTATTGACCATCAGCCGATTTATGCCGATGGTAAAAAACTCTTTCTCCCCAGTGGTAAAGAAAAACGCGTAGGCTTAGATCAACTTGAAGTGTCTCCAGACGGTAAATGGCTCTATTATCAAGCGATTCCTGGCCCGCTAGCACGCATTGAGACCCGTTATTTAGATGACGAAAAACTCTCTGCTGCAGACGTAAACCGTCATGCTGAGAAATTCCTCGATACATGGAGCACTGGCGGGACCGCCATAGATAGCCAAGGGAATATCTATGCTTCAAATATTAATACGCGTTCGATTAATAAAATTACCCCAGAAGGCAAAGTTTCTACCGTCATTAGTGATCCTCGCTTAATCTGGATCGATGCCATGTGGGTCAGTCATGGTGCACTATGGATGCCTGCGGCACAGATTAACCGTTCACCGGCCACAACTGGCGGTAAACCATCGACTGTCGACTATCCAGTGAAGTTGTATAAACTGGCGCTACCCATTGAGCCTTCCGCTCGCGATCATCATTAA
- a CDS encoding RraA family protein, whose amino-acid sequence MSNRHDWPAGYYIGSRQSVPDASLIDAYRQLPVPNIGDCMGRTVAARGLIPYHNDPHHVLCGPALTVKVRPGDNLMIHKAIEMAQPGDVIVVDGAGDLTQALIGGLMRTSALTKKIAGFIIDGAIRDVNEWAEGGVAVYARGNILRGPSKDGPGEVNITVSCAGLLVSPGDLIVADADGVIAIPYDELSGLLPKVQAHAQREEKIRQTNISGTADPERFNSLLRAKGCPV is encoded by the coding sequence ATGAGTAATCGTCACGACTGGCCTGCTGGCTATTACATCGGCTCTCGACAATCCGTCCCTGACGCGTCACTGATTGACGCCTACCGCCAACTTCCTGTTCCGAATATTGGCGATTGTATGGGGCGCACGGTCGCCGCAAGGGGCCTCATCCCTTATCACAACGATCCCCATCATGTACTTTGCGGACCCGCGCTCACTGTCAAGGTTCGTCCAGGGGACAACCTAATGATCCATAAAGCGATAGAAATGGCCCAACCCGGAGACGTGATTGTGGTGGATGGGGCAGGCGACCTCACTCAAGCGCTGATTGGCGGTCTAATGAGAACCTCGGCATTAACCAAAAAAATTGCGGGATTTATCATTGATGGGGCGATTCGGGATGTTAATGAGTGGGCGGAAGGCGGTGTGGCCGTCTATGCACGCGGTAATATTCTACGCGGGCCAAGCAAAGATGGCCCAGGTGAGGTCAATATAACGGTCTCTTGTGCAGGACTTCTTGTCTCCCCCGGGGATCTGATTGTTGCCGATGCCGATGGCGTGATTGCGATTCCCTATGATGAGCTTTCAGGGCTTCTCCCTAAAGTGCAAGCGCACGCTCAACGTGAGGAAAAAATTCGCCAGACCAATATTTCGGGAACAGCCGACCCTGAGCGTTTTAATAGCTTATTACGCGCCAAGGGTTGCCCCGTTTAA
- a CDS encoding hydroxyacid dehydrogenase: MAYKFLMTAPTLGAAGQQVLTDAGCQVDYLVDSQDTSEVERKMASTAYDAVISRTVTLSEQAIAACPSLKVICKHGVGVTNIDVNAATLRGIPVLTTPATNAQSVAELTIGLMLAASRHLHFFQQEILQNRWTRSSVGGELYGKRLGLVGFGEIGQRVARIAQAIGMTVSFFDPGLPEDVQHPNITRLHRFDDLLPVSDVLSLHCPVNNATREMLNQTALAYLPERAVVINTSRGELIDEAAFVAALRSGAVAAAGLDTFAVEPLPADHPFRSFDNLILTPHIGGSTQAALDAVARSAAQQCLTYLNEQTFASRACVNPDFKSNKELTS; encoded by the coding sequence ATGGCTTATAAATTTCTGATGACCGCACCGACGCTGGGTGCTGCAGGTCAACAAGTATTAACCGATGCCGGCTGTCAGGTCGACTACCTCGTTGATAGCCAAGATACCAGTGAAGTGGAACGAAAAATGGCGTCTACGGCTTACGATGCAGTTATCTCGCGCACCGTTACGCTTTCGGAACAAGCAATCGCGGCCTGCCCTAGCTTAAAAGTGATTTGTAAGCACGGTGTGGGCGTCACCAATATTGATGTCAATGCCGCTACCCTGCGCGGTATTCCGGTACTCACCACCCCAGCGACTAATGCTCAGTCTGTCGCTGAATTAACGATTGGATTAATGCTTGCCGCCTCACGTCACTTACACTTTTTCCAACAAGAAATTTTACAAAACCGCTGGACACGAAGCAGTGTGGGGGGCGAGCTTTATGGAAAACGCCTTGGATTAGTCGGCTTCGGTGAAATAGGTCAGCGCGTTGCACGTATCGCCCAAGCTATCGGTATGACCGTCAGTTTCTTCGACCCCGGATTACCTGAGGATGTCCAACATCCCAATATTACTCGCCTACATCGGTTTGACGATCTCCTCCCTGTCAGTGATGTACTCAGCCTACATTGCCCGGTCAATAATGCCACTCGTGAAATGCTCAATCAGACAGCACTTGCTTACTTACCTGAGCGGGCTGTCGTCATTAATACCTCGAGAGGAGAACTGATCGATGAAGCAGCTTTTGTTGCAGCGCTGCGCAGTGGCGCTGTAGCAGCCGCGGGATTAGATACTTTTGCCGTCGAACCCCTTCCTGCTGACCACCCTTTCAGGTCATTTGATAATTTGATTCTTACACCGCACATTGGAGGATCAACTCAAGCTGCATTAGATGCGGTTGCCCGTTCAGCCGCCCAACAATGTCTGACCTATCTCAATGAACAAACCTTTGCTTCTCGCGCTTGTGTGAACCCTGATTTCAAATCCAATAAGGAACTTACCTCATGA
- a CDS encoding LysR family transcriptional regulator — MDLKDLRYLLAIQETGHLGRAAVNLGITQPALSKCVQRLEKIYGTALLLKVGRGIKLTEAGCLLCDRAQKIVLTLDETHREMDSLCEGKAGFIRLGVAATAAEFMLPTLMNELLKIAPQVRVDVKVGMNDYLQNLLRENRLDLILGFLPAEHDEFARRPLLDDPVVLAASRHHPLGGVHPTPETLAQYNWLLPSTNVATRQWLEQRLVAGGYQAPRIQIQVNSIATLRTVVAQSQLLTFLSRRYLEATKGQVGLVELPMPLVVMPRTFGWQYHSLSELSPIARKLVSIAGKIWVYRE; from the coding sequence ATGGACCTCAAAGATTTACGCTACTTGTTGGCGATACAAGAGACTGGGCATTTAGGGCGTGCCGCAGTTAACCTTGGTATTACCCAGCCAGCACTCTCAAAGTGTGTTCAGCGGTTAGAGAAAATCTATGGCACAGCACTATTATTAAAAGTAGGGCGAGGGATTAAGCTGACGGAAGCAGGGTGCTTGCTTTGTGATCGAGCTCAAAAAATTGTGCTCACGCTTGATGAGACCCACCGTGAAATGGATTCTTTATGTGAGGGGAAAGCTGGCTTTATTCGCCTAGGCGTTGCAGCGACAGCGGCAGAATTTATGTTGCCGACCTTGATGAATGAATTATTAAAAATTGCTCCGCAGGTACGAGTCGATGTAAAAGTCGGAATGAACGATTATTTACAGAATCTGTTGCGAGAGAACCGCCTCGACCTCATTTTAGGGTTTCTACCGGCTGAACACGATGAATTTGCCCGCCGGCCGTTATTGGATGATCCTGTTGTGTTAGCGGCTAGTCGCCACCATCCATTGGGTGGCGTGCATCCCACGCCAGAAACACTCGCGCAGTATAATTGGTTACTCCCCTCGACCAATGTGGCAACGCGCCAATGGCTTGAGCAGCGTTTAGTGGCCGGTGGCTATCAGGCACCACGGATTCAAATTCAGGTCAATTCAATAGCAACATTACGCACCGTCGTCGCACAATCGCAGTTATTAACCTTTCTATCTCGCCGCTATTTAGAGGCGACAAAAGGTCAGGTGGGATTAGTCGAACTCCCTATGCCATTGGTTGTTATGCCTAGGACCTTTGGCTGGCAATACCATTCGTTAAGTGAGTTATCGCCGATTGCCAGAAAATTGGTGTCTATTGCGGGTAAAATATGGGTATACCGAGAGTGA